A section of the Macadamia integrifolia cultivar HAES 741 chromosome 9, SCU_Mint_v3, whole genome shotgun sequence genome encodes:
- the LOC122088014 gene encoding protein PNS1-like: MGAVDDVVMEGESEKVTVREEEDEKVEEEKENGDVKEPSKEHMGLQENVVPDSSRSEFTVSKLRTLNPTNPLRVIIQGVRSARVQTRPPSQPHPHPPPPPPPSEPPLSTPRQSLSNLNSRAYTNRIFLVLFLLHMVAAVGLLCFLGFKAVQGLFERGKTDRHEKRMFKYWFPQAEGATVLGIILAFLWQKAVRHWPHFMVNFILWGTFATSMAAGILLLCFQKRSTDGVGVVFLLFAVGNGLYACWVTPRTKFCATVITKSLEPAAKFPDLSRPTYWMLGMCFMWISIWVFAVVGALNFYVPPLVIILLVLSLAWIAEVMRNVANLTVSRVIALYYLRGMQSNTQFCFQRAMSRNLGSACLGSFFVPAIEAMRIVARGLNLLEGEDEFMFSCAHCCLRVMETIFRYGNGWAFVQIAAYGKGFVRASEDTWAQFVREGMAAIVDSDITSAICFLTGVCSGSICVLVTASWSWMVYKSYTATVSLLAFFIGYLLTRIGMALPHACVSCYYVCYAENPVNRLFDRTIPDRLDMIKSGKAYTVPTPRVPVPRRFTV; this comes from the exons ATGGGTGCAGTTGATGACGTT GTGATGGAGGGAGAAAGCGAAAAAGTTAcagtgagagaagaagaagatgagaaggtggaggaagagaaagagaatggaGATGTGAAGGAACCCAGTAAAGAACATATGGGTTTACAGGAAAACGTGGTTCCAGATTCATCTCGGTCTGAATTTACAGTCTCCAAGCTGCGAACTTTGAACCCGACAAACCCTCTTAGAGTTATCATTCAAGGAGTTCGATCTGCTCGTGTTCAAACTCGTCCCCCTTCACAACcacatcctcatcctcctcctcctcctcctccttcggAGCCCCCTCTTTCAACTCCACGG CAATCGTTGTCTAATCTGAATTCAAGGGCTTACACCAATCGAATATTTCTGGTTCTGTTTCTACTCCACATGGTAGCTGCAGTTGGGTTACTCTGTTTTCTTGGATTCAAGGCAGTTCAGGGGCTCTTCGAAAGAGGAAAAACTGACAGACACGAGAAGAGGATGTTCAAGTACTGGTTTCCCCAAGCTGAAGGCGCAACTGTTCTAGGCATCATTCTTGCCTTCTTGTGGCAAAAGGCAGTCAGACACTGGCCCCATTTCATGGTTAATTTCATACTCTGGGGCACCTTCGCCACTTCCATGGCTGCAGGAATTCTCCTCCTCTGCTTCCAGAAGCGTTCCACGGACGGGGTCGGTGTGGTCTTTCTGTTATTCGCGGTCGGTAATGGCCTTTATGCGTGCTGGGTCACACCGAGAACCAAGTTCTGTGCAACAGTTATCACCAAATCGCTCGAACCAGCCGCGAAATTCCCCGATCTCAGTCGGCCCACTTACTGGATGCTTGGGATGTGTTTCATGTGGAtatcaatttgggtttttgcAGTGGTTGGAGCCCTTAATTTCTACGTTCCCCCTTTGGTTATAATCCTTCTGGTCTTGAGCTTGGCTTGGATAGCAGAAGTGATGAGAAATGTAGCTAATTTAACTGTGAGTCGGGTTATCGCCCTTTACTATCTCAGAGGAATGCAATCCAACACCCAATTCTGCTTCCAGAGAGCCATGTCAAGGAACCTTGGAAGTGCTTGTCTGGGTTCGTTCTTTGTGCCTGCGATCGAAGCTATGAGAATCGTGGCTCGAGGTCTCAATTTGCTTGAAGGTGAAGATGAATTCATGTTCTCTTGCGCTCATTGTTGCCTCAGAGTCATGGAGACCATTTTCAGATACGGCAATGGCTGGGCCTTTGTTCAG ATAGCTGCATATGGGAAGGGATTTGTGAGGGCATCAGAGGATACATGGGCACAATTTGTAAGAGAAGGAATGGCTGCCATAGTCGATTCCGATATAACCAGCGCGATATGCTTCTTGACCGGAGTTTGCAGTGGCTCCATCTGTGTCCTTGTCACTGCTTCATGGTCGTGGATGGTTTACAAGAGCTACACGGCCACTGTGTCACTCCTTGCATTCTTCATTGGATACCTCTTG ACTCGGATTGGAATGGCATTACCACATGCTTGTGTTAGCTGTTACTATGTGTGTTATGCAGAGAACCCAGTGAACAGGTTATTTGATAGAACAATTCCTGACCGGCTCGACATGATTAAATCCGGCAAAGCTTACACTGTACCGACCCCCCGGGTCCCTGTTCCCCGGCGATTCACAGTGTAG